TCAAAACTCTTTTTAACATCTAGAATAGCTTCGTAGTTATATCCAATACCAAGGGCAACTGCCTCAAAAGCAGATAATAAAAACCCACCCAGAAATCTTTGTTTCTGAACGTCATATCTATGGAAGCAGTCTGCCCCTATAGTTTCGTTTAAGATACTGAAAGTAGCTTTAAATGCCTTGGCTTCCTGATCAAAGTTAAAATCGGGATTCCTTGCAATCTCTAGCATTTTATCTGTCACAAACTCATTGATGTCTTTCGCTCTCTTGACTTCTTCAGCATCAAGTGTCCTAAAGACTATAAATCGGAGTGCAAGATCCATATCGTATTGCTCTTCTTTGGCACGATCTGTTAAGACAATGCATTGTTCAAATCCTTCATCCTTAGATAGCTCGGATAACCAGGAAAACATCTTGCGATTTTCCATAATTAGAATGCAATTTCTCAACTCTTGATCCGAAAGCGGCGACCCTCCTGTATTCAATCTCTGAAACAATTCATATTTACTTTTTTCATCACTCTCTTTCAGTATAATTTTGACATCTAACTTAGATCGCTTGATAAAAAGCTTCTGAGCCGCAGTGAAGGCGTTCTCAGGATCTTCAGGATTATCCCATTTCTTATTTATGAGCGAAGGCAAATACTTTGTTTCTTCCAGAGTGAGAGGCTCAACTTTCTTCTTCTCTTCATTCAGAAGAATTCCCATAAACTGAAAAATAGTGGACAATCTTTGTAGTCCATCTACAACATCCCAAACCCCATCCTTCCTTTGAGATACAAAAATAGGCGGGAGAGGAATTCCCAGCAGGATAGATTCTATTAACTTAGTCTTTTGTAGAGGAGACCAGCGGTAAAAACGCTGAAAC
This window of the Neosynechococcus sphagnicola sy1 genome carries:
- a CDS encoding GmrSD restriction endonuclease domain-containing protein; amino-acid sequence: MALQDEIDLRSTEVKSDSYSMSIGELTNLYQDKEIDIHPEFQRFYRWSPLQKTKLIESILLGIPLPPIFVSQRKDGVWDVVDGLQRLSTIFQFMGILLNEEKKKVEPLTLEETKYLPSLINKKWDNPEDPENAFTAAQKLFIKRSKLDVKIILKESDEKSKYELFQRLNTGGSPLSDQELRNCILIMENRKMFSWLSELSKDEGFEQCIVLTDRAKEEQYDMDLALRFIVFRTLDAEEVKRAKDINEFVTDKMLEIARNPDFNFDQEAKAFKATFSILNETIGADCFHRYDVQKQRFLGGFLLSAFEAVALGIGYNYEAILDVKKSFDILERIKKLWGNKDFIRRIGSGKTASLRMPRIVPLGRDLFQP